In Juglans regia cultivar Chandler chromosome 5, Walnut 2.0, whole genome shotgun sequence, the following are encoded in one genomic region:
- the LOC108998486 gene encoding uncharacterized protein LOC108998486 produces MTVLKRYVLRLFISIKYITANVVDRNNGRIVVTASTVEHDIKGSLECGRSCNAKAAAVVGEVLAMRLRVEGLEEGQGRGIHVDVNKEVEKKGFKNRTKIWAIVNALKSNGIKLILDDKDDNTRSNY; encoded by the coding sequence ATGACGGTTTTAAAGCGGTATGTGCTTCGATTGTTCATATCAATAAAGTACATCACAGCGAATGTCGTGGACAGAAATAATGGACGGATTGTTGTAACAGCATCAACAGTGGAACACGATATCAAGGGATCACTTGAGTGTGGCCGGTCTTGCAATGCCAAGGCGGCAGCAGTTGTTGGAGAGGTACTGGCTATGCGACTCAGGGTGGAGGGTCTTGAAGAGGGTCAGGGAAGAGGGATTCACGTTGATGTTAACAAGGAAGTAGAAAAGAAAGGCTTTAAAAACCGTACCAAGATATGGGCCATTGTCAATGCTCTTAAAAGCAATGGGATCAAACTTATTCTGGATGATAAGGATGACAATACTAGGTCAAATTACTGA